The segment CGGAGCATGCGCCCTTCGAGGCCATCATCGTCACCGCCGCCGCGCCGGAGGTGCCTCAACCCCTACTGGATCAACTGGCCGACGGCGGGCGGTTGGTGGCTCCAGTGGGTCCGGCAGGTTTCCAGAATCTGATCTGCGTGCGCAAGAAGGGCCAGCGCACGACCACCCGCAACATGGCTCCCGTGGCCTTCGTGCCGCTCCTCGGCGAGCATGGTTGGCCGGAGAAGGACGAGAGCGGCTGGAGCTGGCGCTTCTGGCGGAGGTAAGCAGGTTTGGAGTTCGGTGTTCGGTGTTTGGGGTTTGGTGGTAGAAGACCATGCCTTATGAGTATCTTGACCACACGGCTGATGTAGGGCTGCGGGGCCGTGGGCGGACGCTGGCCGAGGCGCTGACACACGGCGCCCTCGGCTTGTTTCACCTGATGGTAGATCTGGAGCGGGTCGTGCCCCAGCAGGAGGTCCCTATCGAGTGTGCGGCCGGCGATCCGGCGGCGTTGTTCGTCGAACTGCTCAACGAGTTGCTGGCGCGACGCGACATCGAAGGGATGTTCTTCGGCGATTTCGAGATCACCTGCCTGGAACAAGACGAGGACGGCTACCGGCTGCAAGGCGTGGCCCGCGGCGAGCCTATGGACATCGAGCGGCACCAGCCGAAGGTCGAAGTCAAAGCCGCCACCTACGGCGGATTGAGGCATTTCGTGGACGAGAACGGACAGCACGTGGTGCAATGTGTGTTAGACCTGTGACGGCTCTCGAGGGAGCGGGGGTTCCATCTCATGGGAACAGATTCCCCCTCTGGATTGTTGCCACAAATCCCAAAGCCATGCTTTCGATAAAACTCTATGGTTCTTTCTCCAATAGCCGCAAGTACGCAAATC is part of the Chloroflexota bacterium genome and harbors:
- a CDS encoding archease, with protein sequence MPYEYLDHTADVGLRGRGRTLAEALTHGALGLFHLMVDLERVVPQQEVPIECAAGDPAALFVELLNELLARRDIEGMFFGDFEITCLEQDEDGYRLQGVARGEPMDIERHQPKVEVKAATYGGLRHFVDENGQHVVQCVLDL